One window from the genome of Flavobacterium agricola encodes:
- the gldJ gene encoding gliding motility lipoprotein GldJ, which produces MKINKVLSLKVFAGLLLTLSLASCSKSNGTSKATGWKINDNKGGFQYNAKYKKQATPPGMIAIEGGSFTMGKVADDIMHDWNNSPTQQHVQSFYMDETEVTNMMYAEYLFWLKSVFPPSDESYMHIYEGALPDTLVWRNRLGYNETMTNNYLRHPAYGQYPVVGVNWLQAEEFSKWRTDRVNERLLEESGYLKRDSKITEDRDGQSFNTEAYLNSPSSVFGGDQDVVLRKERGRGNEGEGRNVYAQRTTGILLPEYRLPTEAEWEYAAMAMNGIREYNLYKGKKKYPWNGQYTRSNKRANRGQQLANFKQGRGDYGGIAGWPDDGADITNQVKSYPPNDFGLYDMAGNVAEWVADVYRPIVDDEANDFNYYRGNMFMKNAINPDGTIQIVSKENIVYDTLSNGKIMARNFPGKVAQVAVDDNETYLRYNFNKSDNRDYRDGDLASTRNYRNQESESNQPRMYDSPIHSISVDSLNRMVKEIDRTTKRTTLVNNDARVYKGGSWRDRAYWLDPATRRYYPQDMATDYIGFRCAMSKVGPKENKRKVRG; this is translated from the coding sequence ATGAAAATTAACAAAGTTTTATCCTTGAAGGTTTTTGCTGGGCTACTACTAACCTTATCGTTAGCAAGTTGCAGCAAATCTAACGGAACATCTAAAGCCACTGGTTGGAAAATTAATGACAACAAAGGAGGTTTTCAATACAATGCAAAATATAAAAAACAAGCTACTCCTCCTGGCATGATTGCTATTGAAGGTGGAAGTTTTACTATGGGTAAAGTTGCTGATGATATTATGCATGACTGGAACAATTCGCCTACGCAACAGCACGTACAGTCTTTTTATATGGACGAAACAGAAGTAACCAACATGATGTATGCTGAATACTTATTCTGGTTAAAATCTGTATTCCCACCATCTGATGAATCTTACATGCATATTTACGAAGGTGCCTTACCAGATACATTAGTTTGGAGAAATCGTTTAGGATATAATGAAACAATGACCAATAATTATTTACGCCACCCTGCTTACGGACAATATCCGGTAGTTGGTGTAAACTGGTTACAAGCCGAAGAATTTTCTAAATGGAGAACCGATCGTGTAAACGAAAGATTACTTGAAGAAAGCGGTTATTTAAAAAGAGATTCTAAAATTACTGAAGATAGAGACGGACAAAGCTTTAATACAGAAGCTTATCTAAATAGCCCATCAAGTGTTTTTGGTGGTGATCAAGATGTAGTGCTTAGAAAAGAAAGAGGCAGAGGCAATGAAGGCGAAGGCCGAAATGTTTATGCGCAAAGAACGACTGGTATTTTATTACCTGAATACCGTTTACCTACCGAGGCAGAATGGGAATATGCTGCAATGGCAATGAATGGTATTCGTGAATACAACTTGTATAAAGGTAAAAAGAAATATCCTTGGAACGGACAATATACACGTTCTAACAAACGTGCTAATCGCGGGCAACAATTAGCTAACTTTAAGCAAGGCCGTGGTGATTACGGAGGTATTGCAGGATGGCCAGATGATGGTGCTGATATTACAAACCAAGTAAAATCATACCCACCAAACGATTTTGGTTTATACGATATGGCTGGTAACGTTGCAGAATGGGTAGCTGACGTTTATAGACCAATTGTAGACGATGAAGCAAATGACTTTAACTACTACCGTGGTAATATGTTCATGAAAAACGCAATTAATCCAGACGGAACAATTCAAATTGTTTCTAAAGAAAACATTGTTTACGATACGTTAAGTAACGGAAAAATTATGGCTCGTAACTTCCCAGGAAAAGTAGCTCAAGTTGCAGTTGATGATAATGAAACTTATTTACGTTATAACTTTAACAAATCAGATAACAGAGATTACAGAGATGGGGATTTAGCTTCTACCAGAAACTACAGAAACCAAGAATCTGAATCAAATCAACCAAGAATGTATGATTCTCCTATTCACTCAATCAGTGTAGATTCATTAAACAGAATGGTTAAAGAAATTGACAGAACAACAAAAAGAACAACTTTAGTTAATAACGATGCCAGAGTTTATAAAGGCGGTTCTTGGAGAGATAGAGCCTATTGGTTAGATCCAGCAACAAGACGTTATTACCCACAAGATATGGCTACCGATTACATCGGATTTAGATGTGCCATGTCTAAAGTTGGACCGAAAGAAAATAAACGTAAAGTTAGAGGGTAA
- the cdd gene encoding cytidine deaminase encodes MREIHVPLVFKAYQDLNEMAIQDKNLMLQAVENRKKAYAPYSRFRVGAALLLENGEIVHGNNQENAAYPSGLCAERVAIFQAGALYPGVKILKIAISATSDDKVVQAPIPPCGGCRQSIAEYEGKQNAPIEIIFMGEEGEVFHSESLKNLLPLVFDKNFL; translated from the coding sequence ATGAGAGAAATCCATGTCCCTTTGGTTTTTAAAGCTTACCAAGATTTAAATGAGATGGCTATTCAAGATAAAAACTTGATGTTGCAAGCTGTTGAAAATCGTAAAAAAGCTTATGCTCCTTACTCAAGGTTTCGCGTTGGTGCAGCCTTATTATTAGAAAACGGAGAAATTGTACATGGTAATAACCAAGAAAATGCAGCTTATCCTTCAGGATTATGTGCCGAACGCGTGGCTATTTTTCAGGCCGGAGCCCTATATCCAGGTGTGAAAATATTAAAAATAGCTATTTCTGCAACGTCAGACGATAAAGTTGTGCAAGCGCCTATTCCGCCTTGCGGAGGATGCCGACAATCAATTGCAGAATATGAAGGTAAACAAAACGCACCGATCGAAATTATTTTTATGGGAGAAGAAGGCGAAGTTTTTCATTCCGAATCGCTAAAAAACCTACTTCCATTAGTGTTTGATAAAAATTTCCTTTAA
- the pdhA gene encoding pyruvate dehydrogenase (acetyl-transferring) E1 component subunit alpha: MKEFTKEVYLKWYEDMLFWRKFEDKLAALYIQQKVRGFLHLYNGQEAVLAGALHAMDLSKDKMITAYRNHVQPIGMGVDPRRVMAELLGKATGTSKGLGGSMHIFSKEHGFFGGHGIVGAQIPVGAGMAFADKYLETGGVTLTYFGDGAARQGSLHEAFNMAMNWKLPVVFICENNGYAMGTSVERTANHTDIWKLGLGYEMPCGPVDGMNPIAVAEAMHEAMERARRGEGPTFLEMKTYRYRGHSMSDAQHYRTKEEVEEYKKIDPITQVLDVIMENKWATEEEIEAIDKRVKALVEECEKFAEESPYPDLSVMYDVVYDQKDYPFIPHKL, from the coding sequence ATGAAAGAATTCACGAAAGAGGTCTACCTTAAATGGTATGAAGACATGCTATTTTGGAGAAAGTTTGAAGACAAACTTGCTGCATTATATATTCAACAAAAAGTTAGAGGTTTTTTACACTTATACAACGGACAAGAAGCGGTGTTAGCAGGAGCATTACATGCAATGGATTTATCTAAAGATAAAATGATTACTGCATACCGTAACCACGTGCAGCCAATTGGTATGGGGGTTGATCCTCGTCGTGTTATGGCAGAATTGTTAGGTAAAGCAACAGGTACTTCTAAAGGTTTAGGTGGATCAATGCACATTTTTTCTAAAGAACATGGTTTTTTTGGTGGGCATGGTATTGTTGGTGCTCAAATTCCAGTTGGTGCAGGTATGGCTTTTGCTGACAAATATTTAGAAACAGGTGGTGTTACCTTAACTTATTTTGGTGACGGTGCAGCACGTCAAGGTTCTTTACATGAAGCCTTTAATATGGCAATGAACTGGAAGTTACCTGTAGTATTTATTTGTGAAAACAACGGATATGCTATGGGAACATCTGTAGAACGTACGGCTAACCATACTGATATTTGGAAATTAGGTTTAGGATACGAAATGCCTTGTGGACCTGTTGACGGAATGAATCCAATTGCAGTTGCAGAAGCAATGCATGAAGCCATGGAACGTGCACGTAGAGGTGAAGGACCAACTTTCTTAGAAATGAAAACGTACCGATACAGAGGGCACTCAATGTCGGATGCGCAACATTATCGTACCAAAGAAGAAGTAGAAGAATACAAAAAAATAGATCCAATTACACAAGTTTTAGATGTAATTATGGAAAACAAGTGGGCTACTGAAGAAGAAATTGAAGCAATTGACAAACGCGTTAAAGCATTAGTTGAAGAATGTGAAAAATTTGCTGAAGAATCTCCATATCCAGATTTATCTGTGATGTATGACGTAGTTTACGATCAAAAAGATTATCCATTTATTCCACATAAATTATAA
- the porV gene encoding type IX secretion system outer membrane channel protein PorV, with the protein MKKTYLVFISVLTFAYSYAQYYDPQSRVITTGVPFLLINADARAAGMGDIGAASTADVYSQQHNPAKYAFAEDEHGVGISYTPYLTNIANDISLSQLNYYYKINERSAFATSLRYFGLGDIELRDTYEDVGRVVRPNELAFDVSYSLKLDQKFSMAVAGRYIRSSLKVPNGNNDASAANAFAFDIAAYYQSEEIAYRNFNGRWRAGLTLQNMGPKIAYDDDKTNEDFLPANMKLGVGFDFIFDEQNKITALGQINKLLVPTPLEVKPNANGDITPTEIQAANQAYKEIGWVSGIFKSFTDAPGGFSEKMKELSWSLGAEYWYQDSFAFRAGYYNENVAKGARQYATIGAGFKYNIARVDVSYLFSTSNVRNPLENTLRFSLTLNFGDKYTNY; encoded by the coding sequence ATGAAAAAAACGTATTTGGTTTTTATCTCGGTATTAACTTTTGCATATAGCTACGCTCAGTATTATGATCCACAAAGTAGAGTAATAACTACCGGAGTTCCTTTTTTATTAATTAATGCTGATGCAAGAGCAGCAGGAATGGGAGATATTGGTGCAGCTTCTACTGCCGATGTATATTCACAGCAACATAATCCTGCTAAGTATGCTTTTGCAGAAGATGAACATGGGGTTGGTATCAGTTACACACCTTATTTAACAAATATAGCTAACGACATTTCTTTGTCTCAATTAAACTACTACTATAAAATTAACGAACGTAGTGCCTTTGCAACTTCTTTACGTTATTTTGGTTTAGGAGATATTGAATTACGTGATACGTACGAAGATGTTGGACGCGTTGTACGACCGAATGAATTAGCTTTTGACGTTTCTTATTCGTTAAAATTAGATCAAAAGTTTTCTATGGCTGTTGCGGGACGTTATATTAGATCATCATTAAAAGTACCAAACGGGAATAATGATGCATCGGCAGCAAATGCTTTTGCATTTGATATTGCAGCGTACTATCAATCTGAAGAAATTGCTTATCGCAATTTTAACGGTCGTTGGAGAGCCGGGCTTACCTTACAAAACATGGGGCCAAAAATTGCTTATGATGACGATAAAACCAACGAAGATTTTTTACCTGCAAACATGAAGTTAGGTGTTGGTTTTGATTTCATTTTTGACGAACAAAACAAAATTACAGCCTTAGGGCAAATAAATAAACTTTTAGTACCAACTCCGTTAGAAGTTAAACCAAATGCAAACGGAGATATTACACCAACCGAAATTCAGGCAGCGAATCAGGCATATAAAGAAATAGGTTGGGTAAGCGGAATTTTTAAATCGTTTACGGATGCGCCAGGTGGATTTAGTGAAAAGATGAAAGAATTAAGTTGGTCTTTAGGTGCAGAATATTGGTATCAAGATTCATTTGCTTTCCGTGCAGGTTATTATAACGAAAACGTTGCAAAAGGAGCACGCCAATACGCAACCATCGGTGCAGGTTTTAAATATAACATTGCCCGTGTAGATGTTTCGTATTTATTTTCAACCTCAAATGTTCGTAATCCGTTAGAAAATACATTAAGATTTTCACTAACTTTGAACTTTGGTGATAAGTACACAAATTATTAA